A portion of the Micromonospora tarapacensis genome contains these proteins:
- a CDS encoding phosphotransferase family protein, whose translation MNTDPPILDVRGVRAFLESRRVPVTGPLTSELVSGGRSNLTYVVTDGTHRWVLRRPPLSGLTPSAHDVVREWRVTQALQYSAVPVPPAVALCEDPAVIGAPFAVTAFIAGQVVRTRAQLDGYTTPELMSCVTELVRILADLHTVDVDEVGLHGMGRPVGFLERQVRLWWRQWHEVRSRDLADATNLHSRLVTALPPSSAQIGVVHGDYRIDNTLLDRADIGKVLAVVDWELATVGDVLTDIALMCVYRQPQLDPILGLDAAWASDRLPDGDAIAEAYARRRGVDLAHWPFYLGLANFKLAVIAQGISYRARQGAAADPTSAVAEQAVPALLAAGLRALGPV comes from the coding sequence ATGAACACCGACCCACCGATCCTCGACGTGCGGGGCGTGCGAGCGTTCCTCGAAAGCCGGCGCGTCCCGGTGACCGGGCCGCTGACCAGCGAGCTGGTCAGCGGCGGAAGGTCCAACCTCACCTACGTCGTCACCGACGGCACCCACCGCTGGGTCCTCCGGCGCCCACCACTGTCCGGCCTCACCCCGTCGGCGCACGACGTGGTGCGGGAGTGGCGGGTCACGCAGGCGCTCCAGTACAGCGCCGTACCCGTGCCTCCCGCGGTCGCCCTCTGCGAGGACCCGGCCGTCATCGGCGCGCCGTTCGCGGTGACCGCCTTCATCGCCGGTCAGGTGGTGCGCACCCGCGCGCAACTCGACGGCTACACCACACCCGAACTCATGTCCTGCGTCACCGAACTGGTCCGGATCCTGGCTGATCTGCACACCGTCGACGTCGACGAGGTCGGCCTGCACGGCATGGGTCGGCCGGTCGGCTTCCTGGAGCGCCAGGTCCGCCTGTGGTGGCGGCAGTGGCACGAGGTCAGGAGCCGGGACCTCGCCGATGCGACGAACCTGCACTCACGCCTGGTCACCGCCCTGCCGCCCAGTTCGGCGCAGATCGGTGTGGTCCACGGGGACTACCGGATCGACAACACGTTGCTCGACCGTGCCGACATCGGCAAGGTGCTCGCCGTGGTCGACTGGGAGCTGGCAACCGTCGGCGACGTACTCACCGACATCGCGCTCATGTGCGTCTACCGCCAACCGCAGCTCGACCCGATCCTCGGCCTCGACGCGGCCTGGGCGAGCGATCGGCTGCCGGACGGCGACGCGATCGCCGAGGCGTACGCCCGCCGGCGCGGTGTCGACCTCGCGCACTGGCCCTTCTACCTGGGGCTGGCCAACTTCAAACTCGCCGTCATCGCGCAGGGGATCAGCTATCGCGCGCGGCAGGGCGCCGCGGCCGACCCGACCTCGGCGGTTGCCGAACAGGCTGTCCCGGCGCTGCTCGCCGCCGGCCTCAGGGCGTTGGGGCCGGTGTGA
- a CDS encoding aminoglycoside phosphotransferase family protein, with protein MTLHQGEVPVDDRIVRSLVTEQCPRWARRSLSPAGAGTDNTMYRLGDDLLVRLPRTADKARSLRKELQWLPRLAPLLACRIPEPLHAGVPTGAFPLPWAVYRWIDGDETRPDTVTDWAAFGTDLAAFVRDLHGLDLMGAARTGDLSWYRGGDLRACDGWVGRALGDCRAVVGGEIDVETLERWWRAALALPEPAGPHVWLHGDLKPTNLLVRHGRLHAVIDFGGLSIGLPDAEHATVWDLPPEARRAYRDAAGVDDATWRRARAWAIAVGATGISYYWHTFPAFVAECRSRLEAILADDGTR; from the coding sequence GTGACACTGCACCAGGGTGAGGTCCCGGTCGACGACCGGATCGTCAGGTCGTTGGTGACGGAGCAGTGCCCCCGGTGGGCGCGCCGGTCGCTGTCGCCGGCGGGTGCCGGGACCGACAACACCATGTACCGGTTGGGCGACGACCTGCTCGTGCGGCTACCGCGCACCGCCGACAAGGCACGGTCGCTGCGTAAGGAACTGCAATGGCTTCCGCGGCTGGCGCCCCTGCTCGCGTGCCGGATCCCGGAGCCGCTGCATGCCGGCGTTCCCACCGGCGCGTTCCCGCTGCCCTGGGCGGTGTACCGGTGGATCGACGGCGACGAGACCCGGCCGGACACCGTAACGGACTGGGCGGCGTTCGGCACCGATCTGGCGGCCTTCGTGCGGGATCTGCACGGCCTGGACCTGATGGGAGCGGCCCGCACCGGTGACCTGAGCTGGTACCGCGGGGGAGACCTGCGGGCCTGCGACGGGTGGGTCGGCAGGGCTCTCGGGGACTGCCGGGCCGTCGTCGGTGGCGAGATCGACGTCGAGACGCTGGAACGGTGGTGGCGTGCGGCGCTCGCCCTGCCCGAACCCGCCGGACCACACGTGTGGCTGCACGGCGATCTCAAGCCCACCAATCTGCTGGTACGACACGGCAGGCTGCACGCGGTCATCGACTTCGGCGGCCTGTCGATCGGCCTGCCCGACGCCGAGCACGCCACCGTGTGGGACCTACCGCCCGAGGCGCGCCGGGCCTACCGCGATGCCGCCGGCGTCGACGACGCGACCTGGCGGCGTGCCCGCGCCTGGGCGATCGCCGTCGGCGCCACCGGCATCTCGTACTACTGGCACACCTTTCCGGCCTTCGTCGCCGAGTGTCGAAGCCGCCTTGAGGCGATCCTCGCCGACGACGGCACGCGGTGA
- a CDS encoding acyl-CoA thioesterase/bile acid-CoA:amino acid N-acyltransferase family protein — MTPAAALADEPVRVRVGGLAAGERVVVSAEAEEYSGRSWRSEAIFVADANGTVDVSRDAPVEGSYSGVDPMGLFWSMDPLDGDASYFQPVWPHVRGEFTVRLSATGGEREPATATVRRDWTAGAVSFTELTTKTDGVRGMLVLPPPGVPRRAGVLRFGGSEGGVDGLYDAPLLASRGHPVLCLGYFGVAGLPDSLHDIPLEYFATAAGLLARHAGDEVAVVGYSRGTEAALLLAQLRPELVRAVVVYAPSNVVHSGYPYTGAAAWTMAGRPFPTGPIPVDRIDAPVLAIAGADDQLWDAATHSAELMLALGGPPHRALFYPDAGHGVGTVPYLPSKTVHQGRTGVQTHGGTRAGDAAARQDGWSQVRAFLAAV; from the coding sequence GTGACGCCGGCCGCCGCACTCGCGGACGAGCCGGTGCGGGTCCGCGTCGGCGGCCTGGCCGCGGGGGAGCGGGTCGTCGTCTCCGCCGAGGCCGAGGAGTACTCGGGGCGGTCGTGGCGCTCGGAGGCGATCTTCGTGGCCGACGCGAACGGCACCGTGGACGTGTCCCGGGACGCCCCCGTCGAGGGCTCGTACTCCGGCGTCGACCCGATGGGCCTGTTCTGGTCGATGGACCCGCTCGACGGTGACGCGTCCTACTTCCAGCCGGTCTGGCCGCACGTGCGAGGTGAGTTCACGGTGCGGCTGTCGGCCACCGGTGGCGAGCGCGAGCCGGCCACCGCCACCGTACGCCGGGACTGGACGGCCGGCGCGGTGTCCTTCACCGAGCTGACGACGAAGACCGACGGGGTGCGGGGGATGCTCGTGCTGCCCCCGCCGGGGGTGCCGCGACGGGCCGGCGTGCTGCGGTTCGGCGGCTCCGAGGGTGGCGTCGATGGGCTGTACGACGCACCGCTGCTCGCCTCCCGCGGGCATCCGGTGTTGTGCCTGGGCTATTTCGGCGTTGCGGGCCTGCCGGACAGCCTGCACGACATCCCGCTGGAGTACTTCGCCACCGCCGCCGGCCTGCTCGCCCGGCACGCCGGTGACGAGGTGGCGGTAGTGGGCTACTCGCGCGGCACCGAGGCCGCGTTGCTGCTGGCGCAGTTGCGTCCCGAACTGGTGCGCGCCGTCGTCGTCTACGCGCCGAGCAACGTGGTCCATTCGGGATACCCGTACACCGGTGCCGCCGCCTGGACCATGGCCGGCCGGCCCTTCCCGACCGGCCCGATACCGGTCGACCGGATCGACGCTCCGGTGCTGGCGATCGCCGGAGCGGACGACCAACTCTGGGACGCGGCCACCCACAGCGCCGAGCTGATGCTGGCCCTCGGCGGCCCGCCCCACCGCGCGCTGTTCTATCCCGACGCGGGTCACGGCGTCGGCACCGTCCCGTACCTGCCGTCGAAGACGGTGCACCAGGGGCGGACCGGTGTGCAGACGCACGGCGGCACCCGCGCGGGCGACGCCGCCGCCCGGCAGGACGGGTGGTCGCAGGTCCGCGCCTTCCTCGCCGCGGTCTGA
- a CDS encoding DUF4153 domain-containing protein, with translation MAAFVPLGRTGIGWFLGWLVLTAGVVVAVRRHAAELPRPQRWVRAGWAAAALALLAVLAVLGFRNAWWLVTFCVLGALGCAALAIVGGRGVRSILFSLVAAPIAAVRGLPWVRGHIRAPGEAGDARRVVGSVTATVVVLVVFGALLSSADAAFSQVLGALIPEISVGGVFRWLFLAAVGALIAVAAVYTIAAPPDLTSVDRPTARSVGLVEWAPPIATLTALFGGFVAVQFTVLFGAALSRLPDPVRRCTLSWIVDDLAEPDPWYAWNLGRQRARAVLDRLGPDAIGNQRDCRRADQFDLPKNPRATR, from the coding sequence GTGGCCGCCTTCGTGCCGTTGGGCCGCACCGGCATCGGCTGGTTCCTCGGCTGGCTGGTCCTCACCGCCGGCGTCGTCGTCGCGGTGCGGCGTCACGCCGCCGAGCTGCCCCGCCCGCAGCGCTGGGTCCGGGCGGGCTGGGCCGCTGCCGCCCTGGCCCTGCTCGCCGTGCTCGCCGTGCTCGGCTTCCGCAACGCCTGGTGGTTGGTGACATTCTGTGTGCTGGGAGCGCTGGGCTGCGCGGCACTGGCGATCGTCGGCGGACGGGGGGTCCGCTCGATCCTGTTCAGCCTGGTGGCCGCCCCGATCGCGGCGGTACGCGGGCTGCCCTGGGTGCGTGGCCACATCCGGGCACCCGGCGAGGCCGGTGACGCGCGCCGGGTCGTCGGCTCGGTCACCGCCACGGTGGTGGTCCTGGTGGTCTTCGGAGCGCTGCTCTCCTCGGCCGACGCCGCCTTCTCCCAGGTGTTGGGCGCACTCATCCCGGAGATCAGCGTGGGCGGGGTGTTCCGGTGGCTGTTCCTGGCCGCCGTGGGCGCGCTGATCGCGGTGGCCGCGGTCTACACGATCGCCGCCCCGCCGGACCTGACGTCGGTGGACCGGCCGACCGCGCGCAGTGTCGGCCTGGTCGAGTGGGCGCCGCCGATCGCCACCCTGACCGCCCTGTTCGGCGGCTTCGTCGCCGTGCAGTTCACCGTGCTCTTCGGCGCCGCCCTGTCCAGGCTGCCGGATCCGGTACGCCGCTGCACGCTCAGCTGGATCGTCGACGACCTGGCCGAGCCGGACCCGTGGTACGCCTGGAACCTGGGCCGGCAGCGGGCCCGGGCGGTGCTCGACCGGCTGGGGCCGGACGCGATCGGCAACCAGCGTGACTGTCGTCGCGCAGACCAGTTCGACCTGCCGAAGAACCCCCGAGCGACGCGTTGA
- a CDS encoding dihydrofolate reductase family protein, protein MTKVTAQLSVSLDGCYAGPRHDGDGDWMRSAESHGFFRVTRWATDAMAWRERQGFSGGNQDVDSEIIAESFGSAGAYVMGRRMADGGEVPWGDEPPFRAPVFVVTHRPRPKLLRRGGTSFTYVTDGVASAVAQARAAAGGKNVAVAGGGSLVRQVLRAGLLDELELHVVPVVLGSGLRLLDGDLGLDDFEAIELTPTRVVPTPHVTHLRYAVHGRAPLVLDDRGSGAGTPTD, encoded by the coding sequence ATGACCAAGGTGACCGCGCAGCTGTCGGTGTCGCTGGACGGCTGCTACGCCGGCCCACGGCACGACGGAGACGGCGACTGGATGCGCTCGGCGGAGAGCCACGGCTTCTTCCGGGTCACCCGGTGGGCCACCGACGCGATGGCCTGGCGCGAGCGGCAGGGCTTCAGCGGCGGCAACCAGGACGTCGACTCGGAGATCATCGCCGAGTCGTTCGGCAGTGCCGGCGCGTACGTGATGGGTCGCCGGATGGCCGACGGCGGTGAGGTGCCGTGGGGCGACGAACCACCCTTCCGCGCCCCCGTCTTCGTGGTGACCCACCGGCCCCGTCCGAAGCTGTTGCGCCGGGGCGGCACCAGCTTCACCTACGTCACCGACGGGGTGGCCAGCGCCGTCGCGCAGGCCCGGGCCGCGGCGGGCGGGAAGAACGTGGCGGTGGCCGGCGGTGGCAGCCTGGTCCGGCAGGTGCTGCGGGCCGGTCTGCTCGACGAACTGGAACTGCACGTCGTGCCGGTCGTGCTCGGCAGCGGGCTGCGCCTGCTCGACGGGGACCTGGGCCTCGACGACTTCGAGGCGATCGAGTTGACCCCGACCCGCGTGGTCCCGACCCCACACGTCACCCACCTCCGGTACGCCGTGCACGGCCGCGCCCCGCTGGTCCTGGACGACCGCGGCAGCGGCGCCGGCACGCCCACCGACTGA
- a CDS encoding RNA polymerase sigma factor, with translation MNLDEATVELLRRLTPQLVATLVRRYGDFARAEDAAQEALVAAVETWPRGGVPEHPAGWLHTVAARRYVDQVRGEVARARRERVVLDTTPRDALVAPPSDAEPPRDDLLELFLLCCHPALPAPAQLALTLRAVGGLTTAEVAAAFLLPEKTTRQRISRAKQRLREAGARFALPTAAEQRPRLAVVRQVLYLMFNEGYSASSGPDLRRAELTRQALRLTRRLHDRLPGDAETAGLLALMLLTEARAAARVGPDGELVPLAEQDRARWDRAAIDEGRRLVEWSLAVAPPGPYRIQAAIAAVHTEAPSAADTDWPQVLALYELLDRLAPNPVATLNRAVAVGMVHGPAAGLALLSEVESGLLAGHHRLHAVRAHLLELAGDRATAALAWRTAADHAGSEPERRHLLRRSATTGDPDHSQRR, from the coding sequence CTGAACCTCGACGAGGCCACCGTCGAGTTGCTCCGCCGGCTCACGCCGCAGCTGGTGGCCACGCTGGTACGCCGCTACGGCGACTTCGCCCGCGCCGAGGACGCGGCGCAGGAGGCGCTGGTCGCCGCCGTCGAGACGTGGCCGCGCGGCGGCGTTCCGGAGCATCCGGCGGGCTGGCTGCACACCGTGGCCGCCCGTCGCTACGTCGACCAGGTGCGCGGCGAGGTCGCCCGGGCCCGCCGGGAGCGGGTGGTGCTCGACACCACACCGCGCGACGCACTCGTCGCCCCACCGTCCGACGCCGAGCCGCCCCGCGACGACCTGCTGGAGCTGTTCCTGCTCTGCTGCCATCCGGCGCTGCCGGCGCCCGCGCAGCTGGCGCTCACCCTGCGCGCGGTGGGCGGGCTGACCACCGCGGAGGTCGCGGCGGCCTTCCTGCTGCCGGAGAAGACCACCCGGCAACGGATCTCGCGGGCCAAGCAGCGGCTGCGGGAGGCGGGCGCCCGGTTCGCGCTGCCGACGGCGGCCGAGCAGCGACCACGCCTGGCCGTCGTCCGCCAGGTGCTGTACCTGATGTTCAACGAGGGCTACAGCGCCAGCAGTGGCCCCGACCTGCGCCGCGCCGAGTTGACCCGGCAGGCGCTGCGGCTGACCCGGCGGTTGCACGACCGGCTGCCCGGCGACGCGGAGACGGCGGGACTGCTGGCGCTGATGCTGCTCACCGAGGCGCGGGCCGCGGCCCGGGTCGGGCCGGACGGCGAGCTGGTGCCGCTGGCGGAACAGGATCGTGCCCGGTGGGACCGGGCGGCGATCGACGAGGGGCGCCGGCTGGTCGAGTGGAGCCTGGCCGTCGCGCCACCGGGCCCGTACCGGATCCAGGCCGCCATCGCCGCGGTGCATACCGAGGCGCCGAGCGCGGCGGACACCGACTGGCCGCAGGTGCTGGCCCTCTACGAGCTGCTGGACCGCCTCGCGCCCAACCCGGTGGCGACGCTCAACCGGGCGGTCGCGGTGGGCATGGTGCACGGGCCGGCCGCCGGGCTGGCCCTGCTGTCCGAGGTGGAGTCGGGGCTGCTCGCCGGGCACCACCGGCTGCACGCCGTCCGCGCCCACCTGCTGGAGCTGGCCGGCGACCGGGCCACCGCAGCGCTGGCCTGGCGGACGGCGGCGGACCACGCCGGCAGCGAGCCCGAACGGCGGCACCTGCTGCGCCGATCGGCCACAACAGGTGACCCGGATCACAGTCAGCGCAGGTAG
- a CDS encoding YciI family protein → MKYLMLIYGNDEIWGGLPDTELATLIGEVDAFNEALRATGELVDVQGLVSRPRAVRITDDVPVVTDGPYLEAKEYVGSYFVVDVAGEQRALEIARSYPGLRFGASSGGIEIWPLMASAGDDR, encoded by the coding sequence GTGAAGTATCTGATGTTGATCTATGGAAACGACGAGATCTGGGGCGGCCTTCCGGACACCGAGCTGGCCACGCTGATCGGCGAGGTCGACGCCTTCAACGAGGCGCTGCGCGCCACCGGCGAGCTGGTGGACGTGCAGGGGCTGGTGTCCCGACCCCGGGCGGTGCGGATCACGGACGACGTCCCGGTCGTGACGGACGGGCCGTACCTGGAGGCCAAGGAGTACGTCGGCTCGTACTTCGTGGTCGACGTCGCCGGCGAACAGCGCGCGCTGGAGATCGCCCGCAGCTATCCGGGCCTGCGGTTCGGCGCCTCCTCCGGCGGCATCGAGATCTGGCCGCTGATGGCCTCGGCCGGGGACGACCGCTGA
- a CDS encoding GntR family transcriptional regulator, whose translation MEDGRPIFLQVAELLENSILDGTLPEESQVPSTNELAAFHRINPATAAKGVSKLVDDGTLYKKRGIGMFVSPGARVKLRGRRRDEFARQYVRPLLAEARKLGIDPAELKNMIDHWEGDR comes from the coding sequence ATGGAGGACGGTCGGCCGATCTTCCTCCAGGTCGCCGAGCTGCTGGAGAACTCGATCCTGGACGGCACGCTGCCCGAGGAGAGCCAGGTGCCCTCGACCAACGAGTTGGCGGCCTTCCACCGGATCAACCCGGCGACCGCCGCCAAGGGGGTCAGCAAGCTGGTCGACGACGGAACCCTCTACAAGAAACGAGGAATCGGCATGTTCGTCTCTCCCGGCGCCCGCGTGAAGCTGCGCGGCCGGCGCCGCGACGAGTTCGCCCGCCAGTACGTCCGGCCGCTGCTGGCCGAGGCCCGCAAGCTCGGCATCGACCCGGCCGAACTCAAGAACATGATCGACCACTGGGAGGGAGACCGATGA
- a CDS encoding ABC transporter ATP-binding protein, whose product MSPVVTVTDLTKRYRGVTALDRVSFSLTGNRIYGLLGRNGAGKTTLMQILTAQNFATSGQVAVFGQHPYENESVLARTSFIKESQTYPSHLRVAHVLRAAGLAYPGWDEEFAQRLVDVFQLPRQRNVRKLSRGMLSALGIVVGLASRAPLTFFDEPYLGLDAVARQLFYDHLLADYTAHPRTIVLSTHLIDEVSDLIEHVLLIDRGRLLLDVEAEVLRGQVVTVSGPVAAVDEFAGTGAELHRVLLAGTARATVRGDFGPAAHDRARSLGLGLEASSLQDIVVRLTTSHTGHPASDGATSKEAVR is encoded by the coding sequence ATGAGCCCGGTCGTCACCGTCACCGACCTGACGAAGCGTTATCGGGGCGTCACCGCGCTGGACCGGGTCAGCTTCTCGCTCACCGGGAACCGGATCTACGGCCTGCTCGGGCGCAACGGCGCCGGCAAGACCACCCTGATGCAGATCCTCACCGCACAGAACTTCGCCACCAGCGGGCAGGTCGCCGTCTTCGGCCAGCACCCGTACGAGAACGAGTCGGTCCTCGCCCGGACCTCCTTCATCAAGGAGAGCCAGACCTATCCATCGCACCTGCGGGTGGCGCACGTCCTGCGGGCGGCCGGCCTGGCCTACCCGGGCTGGGACGAGGAGTTCGCCCAGCGGCTGGTCGACGTGTTCCAACTGCCGCGGCAGCGCAACGTCCGCAAGCTCTCCCGGGGCATGCTCTCCGCGCTCGGCATCGTCGTCGGGCTCGCCTCGCGGGCCCCGCTGACCTTCTTCGACGAGCCCTACCTCGGCCTGGACGCCGTCGCCCGGCAACTCTTCTACGACCACCTGCTGGCCGACTACACCGCACACCCCCGCACGATCGTGCTGTCCACCCACCTCATCGACGAGGTGAGCGACCTGATCGAGCATGTCCTGCTGATCGACCGGGGTCGGTTGCTGCTCGACGTCGAGGCGGAGGTCCTGCGCGGCCAGGTGGTCACCGTCTCCGGCCCCGTCGCGGCGGTGGACGAGTTCGCCGGCACCGGTGCCGAACTGCACCGGGTGCTGCTCGCCGGCACGGCCCGGGCCACCGTACGCGGCGACTTCGGCCCGGCCGCGCACGACCGCGCCCGATCCCTGGGCCTCGGCCTCGAGGCCTCCTCACTCCAGGACATCGTCGTCCGCCTGACCACGTCGCACACCGGGCACCCGGCGAGCGACGGCGCGACCAGCAAGGAGGCTGTCCGATGA
- a CDS encoding ABC transporter permease has translation MNRALMVARLQFVAWRSVVGWPWGILALSFFVNFGLFTAMNESDDFEPTTGGLMSIYVVMFIASISAITQEFPFAIGLGISRRSFYLGNVLQYVGQAISYAAVLYLLALVEETTDGWGIDLRFFGLPFLWVENPVLRFLGFAIPFLLLGFLGFAIALVFKRWGVNGLLTVSTAALVGIGGLVVLATWRGWWPAIGGWFADQSGAALLVGWPALLTLPLAGLSYLAIRRATP, from the coding sequence ATGAACCGTGCCCTGATGGTCGCCCGGCTACAGTTCGTGGCCTGGCGCAGTGTGGTCGGCTGGCCGTGGGGAATCCTGGCGCTCAGCTTCTTCGTGAACTTCGGGCTCTTCACCGCCATGAACGAGAGTGACGACTTCGAGCCCACCACCGGCGGCCTGATGAGCATCTACGTGGTGATGTTCATCGCCAGCATCAGCGCGATCACCCAGGAGTTCCCGTTCGCGATCGGGCTGGGCATCTCCCGCCGGAGCTTCTACCTCGGCAACGTGCTCCAGTACGTCGGCCAGGCGATCAGTTACGCGGCGGTGCTCTACCTGCTGGCGCTGGTCGAGGAGACCACCGACGGTTGGGGCATCGACCTGCGCTTCTTCGGCCTGCCGTTCCTCTGGGTGGAGAACCCGGTGCTGCGGTTCCTCGGTTTCGCGATCCCGTTCCTGCTGCTCGGCTTCCTCGGCTTTGCGATCGCCCTGGTCTTCAAGCGCTGGGGCGTCAACGGCCTGCTCACCGTGAGCACCGCCGCGCTGGTCGGGATCGGCGGGCTGGTCGTGCTCGCCACCTGGCGGGGCTGGTGGCCGGCGATCGGCGGCTGGTTCGCCGACCAATCCGGGGCGGCCCTGCTGGTGGGCTGGCCGGCGCTGCTCACCCTGCCGCTCGCCGGGCTCAGCTACCTCGCCATCCGGCGCGCGACGCCCTGA
- a CDS encoding LLM class F420-dependent oxidoreductase — translation MELRIFTEPQQGASYDDLLGVARRAEETGFGAFFRSDHYLKMGSGSGEPGPTDAWTTLAGLARDTRSIRLGTLMSAATFRLPGPLAITVAQVDQMSGGRVELGIGTGWYDAEHRAYGIPFPGLGERFDRLDEQLAVITGLWHTPSGGTFDFTGHHYQISDSPALPKPVQHPHPPILIGGMGARRTPQLAARYADEFNLPFVSLDDTVAQFERVRAACTAIGRDPAELTWSNALVLCCGRDDAEVARRAAVIGREPDELRANGLAGTPAELVDRIGRYAAVGSQRLYLQVLDLADLDHLDLVATEVMRQL, via the coding sequence ATGGAATTGCGGATCTTCACCGAACCCCAGCAGGGTGCCAGCTACGACGACCTGCTCGGCGTGGCCCGCCGCGCCGAGGAGACCGGCTTTGGCGCCTTCTTTCGCTCGGACCACTATCTGAAGATGGGGTCGGGCAGCGGCGAACCCGGCCCCACCGACGCGTGGACGACCCTGGCCGGGCTGGCCCGCGACACCCGCTCCATCCGGCTCGGCACGCTGATGAGCGCCGCGACGTTCCGACTGCCCGGCCCGCTGGCGATCACGGTCGCCCAGGTCGACCAGATGAGCGGCGGCCGGGTCGAGCTGGGCATCGGCACCGGCTGGTACGACGCCGAACACCGCGCGTACGGGATCCCGTTCCCGGGGCTGGGGGAGCGGTTCGACCGGCTGGACGAGCAGCTGGCGGTGATCACCGGGCTGTGGCACACCCCGTCGGGCGGGACGTTCGACTTCACCGGCCACCACTACCAGATCAGCGACTCACCCGCGCTGCCCAAGCCGGTGCAGCACCCCCACCCACCGATCCTGATCGGTGGGATGGGCGCGAGGCGTACGCCGCAGCTGGCCGCCCGCTATGCCGACGAGTTCAACCTGCCGTTCGTCTCGCTGGACGACACGGTCGCCCAGTTCGAGCGCGTCCGGGCCGCCTGCACGGCGATCGGCCGGGATCCGGCGGAGCTGACCTGGTCCAACGCGCTGGTGCTGTGCTGCGGGCGGGACGACGCCGAGGTGGCCCGGCGGGCCGCCGTGATCGGCCGCGAACCGGACGAGCTGCGCGCCAACGGGCTCGCCGGCACGCCCGCCGAGCTGGTCGACCGGATCGGCCGGTACGCGGCGGTCGGCAGCCAGCGGCTCTACCTCCAGGTGCTCGACCTGGCCGACCTGGACCACCTGGACCTGGTCGCCACCGAGGTGATGCGCCAGCTCTGA
- a CDS encoding FAD-binding protein, translating to MPTHRNWAGNVEYAARAYHRPSSVDELRGLVAGSDRIRAVGSGHSFNRLGDTTGDLVTLAGLPAAVRLDERRRTVDVPAALRYGDLATWLHQRGYALGNLASLPHISVAGAVATGTHGSGETVGNLATAVARLELVTADGELLTVARGDPDFPGMVVSLGALGIVTRLTLDVVPTFDVRQYVRLDLPREALGEAFSSAYSVSVFTDWRSTRGTQVWRKQLADQPPPPADWLGTTAADRPWHPVPGMPVVNCTEQLGVAGPWHERLPHFRLGFTPSNGDELQSEYHLPRAVAADALAALDRVAHLMAPVAQTSELRTIAADDLWLSPQHGRDSLAVHFTWIADVAAVLPVVAEVERALAPFAPRPHWGKVFTLTRAEIAPTYPRWPDFAALVARLDPAGKFHTGELDRLFPR from the coding sequence GTGCCGACGCACCGTAACTGGGCCGGCAACGTCGAGTACGCCGCCCGGGCGTACCACCGGCCGTCGTCCGTGGACGAGCTGCGCGGGCTGGTCGCCGGCAGCGACCGGATCCGTGCGGTGGGCAGCGGGCACTCCTTCAACCGGCTCGGCGACACGACCGGCGACCTGGTGACCCTGGCCGGGCTGCCGGCCGCCGTGCGCCTCGACGAGCGGCGCCGGACGGTCGACGTGCCGGCCGCGCTGCGCTACGGGGACCTGGCGACCTGGCTGCACCAGCGCGGGTACGCGCTGGGCAACCTCGCCTCGCTGCCGCACATCTCGGTGGCCGGCGCGGTCGCCACCGGCACCCACGGCTCCGGCGAGACCGTCGGCAACCTGGCCACCGCGGTCGCCCGGCTGGAACTGGTCACCGCCGACGGCGAGCTGCTCACCGTGGCACGCGGCGACCCCGACTTCCCCGGGATGGTGGTCTCCCTCGGCGCGCTGGGCATCGTCACCCGCCTGACCCTGGACGTGGTGCCCACCTTCGACGTCCGCCAGTACGTCCGACTGGACCTGCCCCGCGAGGCCCTGGGCGAGGCGTTCTCCTCGGCGTACAGCGTCAGCGTCTTCACCGACTGGCGCTCCACCCGCGGCACCCAGGTCTGGCGCAAGCAGCTCGCGGACCAGCCCCCGCCGCCGGCGGACTGGCTCGGCACCACGGCGGCCGACCGGCCCTGGCATCCGGTGCCCGGCATGCCGGTGGTCAACTGCACCGAGCAACTCGGCGTGGCCGGCCCCTGGCACGAGCGGCTGCCGCACTTCCGGCTCGGCTTCACCCCCAGCAACGGCGACGAGTTGCAGTCCGAATACCACCTGCCCCGGGCGGTGGCCGCCGACGCGCTGGCCGCGCTGGACCGGGTGGCACATCTGATGGCGCCGGTCGCGCAGACCAGCGAGCTGCGCACGATCGCCGCCGACGACCTCTGGCTCAGCCCGCAGCACGGCCGGGACAGCCTCGCGGTGCACTTCACCTGGATCGCCGACGTGGCGGCGGTGCTGCCGGTGGTCGCCGAGGTCGAGCGGGCACTGGCTCCGTTCGCCCCCCGCCCGCACTGGGGCAAGGTCTTCACCCTCACCCGGGCCGAGATCGCCCCCACCTACCCCCGCTGGCCCGACTTCGCCGCCCTGGTGGCCCGCCTGGACCCGGCCGGGAAGTTCCACACCGGAGAACTGGACCGTCTCTTCCCCCGCTGA